From one Meiothermus sp. CFH 77666 genomic stretch:
- a CDS encoding SARP family transcriptional regulator, giving the protein MLYTLGGLRLEGSGFSREKPLLLLAYLALEGPRPRRFLAELFWPEAADPMNSLAVALAKLRKLGVAYNDESRAWVDLDCDALALQDALRAGRWEEGVRLYGGPFAEGLAATEVGSELEEWVYEVRERLAREVRQAHLVLAEKAAHQGRFAEAAALAERAYQVAGAPPLEPEELPQVYRLLLAGEHPLAEALGREARELGIALGGSSQAARGRLRQGLVGREQEIAALLATQEGAWVWVRGGAGMGKTALLHEVAGRTGWLYLPARSGLPYATLEPLLENLQGGEEALLRRAVQLREHLLLDDWEQMDPESQRILLRLRSLRPPIRVVASGRGEPPFAVDGLVELEPLSREELAGYPGAFEATGGVPALVGAWLRGEPIQTALEARLLGLSEPARQVYMGLALLETPDLLLVRQAVGLNATEMAQAVDLLLSAGLINLNGAVFGREAALSYIAERPTLEARLSLGLARLLKPQQALPLYRRARALLEDTDLPHLQQAYRAWATELIRRGFPKRAAEELTEAPNHPEITLLRARAFERAGLYKEALEAMRFLPDTPEHLALKATLFHRLGRADEAQEAAEKALSGGIEARAEAQNTLGLIALAKGSFAEAAAAFRRAAALWLGLGDENRRLDALNNAAIARARTGEDVAQVFQELLQAAQDNPSLRAQALINLGKELERQQKLEAALQSYQEAEQLALATGNLKKAALAQNNAGALLHVQNRTSEARAYYHKAIEAAREAGEAYVLALALSNLAELMGDLEVWQEAIAVSENAGYFDLAQQQRAQMQAFMERSG; this is encoded by the coding sequence ATGCTTTACACACTGGGCGGCCTGCGCCTCGAGGGCAGCGGCTTCAGCCGGGAGAAGCCCCTGCTGCTGCTGGCCTACCTGGCCCTGGAAGGCCCCAGGCCCCGGCGCTTTCTGGCCGAGCTGTTCTGGCCCGAGGCCGCCGACCCCATGAACTCCCTGGCAGTGGCCCTGGCCAAGCTGCGTAAGCTAGGGGTGGCCTACAACGACGAAAGCCGGGCCTGGGTAGACCTGGACTGCGATGCCCTGGCTTTGCAGGATGCCCTGCGGGCGGGGCGCTGGGAGGAGGGGGTGCGCCTGTATGGGGGGCCTTTTGCCGAGGGGCTTGCGGCCACCGAGGTGGGGAGCGAGCTTGAGGAATGGGTCTACGAGGTGCGCGAGCGGCTGGCCCGCGAGGTGCGCCAGGCCCACCTGGTACTGGCCGAGAAAGCCGCCCACCAGGGGAGGTTCGCCGAGGCTGCTGCCCTTGCCGAACGAGCCTACCAGGTAGCCGGCGCGCCGCCTTTGGAGCCGGAGGAACTGCCCCAGGTCTACCGGCTGCTGCTGGCTGGCGAGCATCCCCTGGCCGAGGCCCTGGGGCGCGAGGCGCGGGAGCTGGGCATTGCGCTGGGCGGCTCGAGCCAGGCCGCCCGGGGTCGCCTGCGGCAGGGTCTGGTGGGCCGGGAGCAGGAAATCGCAGCCCTGCTGGCCACCCAGGAAGGAGCCTGGGTCTGGGTGCGGGGTGGGGCCGGGATGGGCAAGACCGCCCTGCTACACGAGGTGGCGGGCCGCACGGGCTGGCTCTACCTGCCGGCCCGTTCAGGGCTGCCTTACGCTACGCTGGAACCCCTGCTGGAGAACCTTCAGGGGGGTGAGGAGGCCCTGCTGCGCCGGGCGGTGCAGTTGCGCGAACACCTCCTCCTGGACGACTGGGAGCAGATGGATCCCGAAAGCCAGCGCATTTTGCTGCGCCTGCGGAGCCTGCGCCCGCCCATCCGGGTGGTGGCCTCGGGCCGGGGAGAGCCCCCCTTTGCGGTGGATGGGCTGGTCGAGCTCGAGCCCCTCTCAAGAGAGGAACTGGCAGGCTATCCGGGGGCTTTCGAAGCAACCGGAGGGGTACCGGCCCTGGTGGGGGCCTGGCTGCGCGGGGAGCCCATCCAGACCGCCCTGGAAGCCCGCTTGCTCGGCCTGAGCGAGCCGGCGCGGCAGGTTTACATGGGGCTGGCCCTGCTGGAAACCCCCGACCTGCTGCTGGTGCGCCAGGCGGTGGGCCTGAACGCAACCGAGATGGCCCAGGCCGTAGACCTGCTGCTTTCCGCCGGGCTGATCAACCTGAACGGGGCCGTCTTCGGGCGCGAGGCCGCTTTGAGCTACATTGCTGAACGTCCCACGCTCGAGGCCCGGCTCAGCCTGGGGCTGGCCCGCCTGCTCAAACCCCAGCAGGCCCTGCCGCTCTACCGGCGGGCCCGGGCGCTTCTGGAGGATACTGACCTGCCCCACCTCCAGCAGGCCTACCGGGCCTGGGCCACCGAGCTGATTCGCCGTGGCTTTCCCAAACGGGCCGCCGAGGAGCTTACCGAGGCCCCCAACCACCCCGAAATTACCCTGCTTCGCGCGCGGGCCTTCGAGCGGGCGGGCCTGTATAAGGAGGCCCTCGAGGCGATGCGCTTCCTGCCCGACACCCCCGAGCACCTGGCCCTCAAGGCCACCCTTTTCCACCGCCTGGGCCGGGCCGATGAAGCCCAGGAAGCCGCCGAAAAAGCCCTATCGGGGGGGATAGAGGCCCGGGCTGAAGCGCAGAATACCCTGGGCCTGATTGCTCTGGCCAAAGGAAGCTTTGCCGAAGCAGCCGCCGCCTTCAGACGGGCCGCCGCTCTGTGGCTGGGCCTGGGCGACGAAAACCGCCGTCTGGATGCCCTCAACAACGCGGCCATCGCCCGTGCCCGCACCGGTGAGGATGTGGCCCAGGTCTTCCAGGAGCTTTTGCAGGCCGCCCAGGACAACCCGAGCCTGCGGGCCCAGGCCCTCATCAACCTGGGTAAGGAACTCGAGCGGCAACAAAAGCTCGAGGCCGCACTGCAAAGCTACCAGGAGGCCGAACAACTGGCCCTGGCCACTGGCAACCTCAAGAAAGCCGCCCTGGCCCAGAACAACGCGGGGGCTCTGCTGCACGTTCAGAACCGCACTTCCGAAGCCCGGGCCTATTACCACAAAGCCATCGAGGCGGCCCGCGAGGCGGGCGAGGCCTATGTGCTGGCCCTGGCCCTTTCGAACCTGGCCGAGCTGATGGGGGATCTCGAGGTCTGGCAGGAGGCCATTGCGGTCTCGGAAAACGCCGGGTATTTCGACCTGGCCCAGCAGCAGCGGGCGCAGATGCAGGCGTTCATGGAGCGTTCAGGGTAG